In Vibrio lentus, a single genomic region encodes these proteins:
- the serS gene encoding serine--tRNA ligase: MLDSKLLRAELDETAAKLARRGFTLDVETIRELEEKRKSLQMKTEELQALRNSRSKSIGQAKAKGDHEEAERILAEVGNLGAELDQAKVTLAELQSELETITMSIPNLPDAEVPDGKDEDDNVEVSRWGQPKTYDFEVKDHVDLGEMSGGLDFASAVKISGSRFIVMKGKFARLHRAIAQFMLDLHTDEHGYTEMYVPYLVNHDSLYGTGQLPKFGEDLFHTSPLTEQVSDVPLKTLSLIPTAEVPVTNMVRDTITDEAELPLKMTAHTPCFRSEAGSYGRDTRGLIRMHQFDKVELVQITKPEDSMAALEELTGHAEKVLQLLELPYRKVILCTGDMGFGSAKTYDLEVWVPAQETYREISSCSNMWDFQARRMQARFRRKGEKKPELVHTLNGSGLAVGRTMVAILENNQEADGRIAIPTVLQPYMGGVTHIG; the protein is encoded by the coding sequence ATGCTGGATTCTAAATTACTTCGAGCTGAGCTGGATGAAACAGCGGCAAAATTAGCACGTCGAGGCTTCACCCTTGATGTAGAGACAATTCGTGAACTTGAAGAAAAACGTAAGTCCCTTCAGATGAAAACTGAAGAGCTACAAGCGTTACGTAACTCTCGATCGAAGTCCATTGGTCAAGCGAAAGCAAAAGGCGACCATGAAGAAGCTGAGCGTATCCTTGCAGAAGTAGGCAACTTAGGCGCAGAACTAGACCAAGCTAAAGTAACATTGGCTGAGCTTCAATCTGAGCTAGAAACGATCACAATGTCGATTCCTAACCTACCTGACGCAGAAGTGCCAGATGGTAAAGATGAAGACGACAACGTAGAAGTTTCTCGTTGGGGTCAACCTAAGACTTACGACTTCGAAGTGAAAGATCACGTTGATCTTGGCGAAATGTCTGGCGGTCTTGATTTTGCAAGCGCAGTTAAAATCTCTGGTTCTCGTTTCATCGTGATGAAAGGCAAATTCGCACGTCTACACCGTGCTATTGCTCAGTTCATGCTGGACCTTCACACTGATGAGCACGGCTACACAGAAATGTACGTACCGTACCTAGTGAACCACGATAGCCTATACGGTACTGGTCAACTTCCCAAGTTCGGCGAAGACTTGTTCCACACAAGCCCGCTAACTGAGCAAGTAAGTGACGTGCCTCTTAAGACTCTATCGCTTATCCCTACTGCGGAAGTACCGGTAACGAACATGGTTCGTGACACGATTACTGATGAAGCTGAACTGCCACTTAAGATGACAGCTCATACGCCATGTTTCCGTTCTGAAGCGGGTTCTTACGGTCGTGACACTCGTGGTCTTATCCGTATGCACCAATTCGACAAAGTTGAATTAGTACAAATTACTAAGCCAGAAGACTCAATGGCAGCGCTTGAAGAGCTAACAGGTCACGCTGAGAAAGTACTTCAACTTCTAGAGCTTCCTTACCGTAAAGTGATTCTATGTACGGGTGACATGGGCTTCGGTTCTGCGAAAACTTACGACTTAGAAGTCTGGGTTCCAGCACAAGAGACATACCGTGAAATCTCTTCTTGTTCAAACATGTGGGATTTCCAAGCACGTCGTATGCAAGCTCGTTTCCGTCGTAAAGGCGAGAAGAAACCTGAACTTGTACACACACTTAACGGTTCTGGTCTTGCTGTTGGTCGTACTATGGTTGCTATTCTTGAGAACAACCAAGAAGCAGATGGCCGTATTGCTATCCCAACAGTACTTCAACCATACATGGGCGGCGTAACGCACATCGGTTAA